A genome region from Mercenaria mercenaria strain notata unplaced genomic scaffold, MADL_Memer_1 contig_4726, whole genome shotgun sequence includes the following:
- the LOC128554114 gene encoding TNF receptor-associated factor 3-like codes for MNKVQFLHETEDMQLTCAHCHDRLVKPVQTKNGHRFCEDCFLKKRTSDKTCKRCVEDDIKPMEDCNRLGLKDCFGDKAVVFDMYKMKAKCITCRRRGTYREIMKLHERDGCKKPCCPCVLQ; via the exons ATGAACAAGGTTCAATTTCTGCATGAAACTGAAGACATGCAACTGACATGTGCCCATTGTCATGacagacttgtaaaacctgtaCAAACAAAAAATGGACACAGGTTCTGTGAGGACTGCTTCCTCAAGAAAAG AACCAGTGACAAAACATGCAAGAGATGTGTCGAGGACGACATTAAGCCAATGGAAGATTGTAATAGATTAGGCTTg aaggaCTGCTTTGGTGACAAGGCAGTTGTGTTTGACATGTACAAAATGAAGGCCAAATGTATAACCTGTCGCCGTCGTGGCACttatcgtgaaatcatgaag cTGCACGAAAGAGATGGTTGCAAGAAACCATGTTGCCCCTGTGTGCTGCAATAA
- the LOC128554112 gene encoding uncharacterized protein LOC128554112, with product PALLTLKAQCADSANRQNSEKIKVMEQLEQASEYVSDLQNEVGLLESKYKRAEDEVEAKKQMYQKEIQRMQECVEELQNEMVQLESVMFLSQQDASSEKKKVDSWSLQEREKARRKLDQYKKFFQEALQSFMEHMENMQAKLAQAHEDSEVLKEKVKREAKAKGID from the exons CCAGCCTTGCTAACATTGAAAGCACAGTGTGCAGATTCGGCCAATAGACAGAACTCGGAAAAAATTAAAGTGATGGAACAATTGGAACAG GCATCGGAGTATGTGAGTGACTTACAGAATGAAGTTGGTCTGTTGGAGAGTAAATACAAGAGGGCAGAGGATGAAGTAGAAGCCAAGAAACAG ATGTACCAGAAGGAGATACAGAGAATGCAGGAATGTGTAGAAGAACTTCAGAATGAGATGGTCCAACTGGAAAGTGTGATGTTCCTGTCCCAACAAGATGCTAGCAGTGAAAAGAAAAAAGTAGACTCTTG GTCATTACAAGAAAGAGAAAAGGCAAGACGGAAACTGGACCAGTATAAAAAGTTCTTCCAGGAAGCTCTTCAGTCATTTATGGAACACATGGAAAATATGCAG GCTAAGTTAGCACAGGCCCATGAAGATTCTGAAGTGTTAAAGGAGAAAGTTAAGCGTGAAGCAAAAGCAAAAGGCATTGACTGA